One window of the Hippocampus zosterae strain Florida chromosome 8, ASM2543408v3, whole genome shotgun sequence genome contains the following:
- the LOC127605928 gene encoding cadherin-24 isoform X2 — protein MRGHVVLLLLFLRAGRVTSQDLLLRPSSGLAANPDTGLTVTQRRTRVEVEGPIEEGYAAESEHRSRDADADGRKPQGSGRPRSRRKRSWLWNQFFVIEEYRGPEPVLIGRLHTDMDRGDGHTKYTLEGEGVGSVFVIDGKTGNIHVTKSLDREEKDQYRLTATATDRLTGRALEPSSQFIIRVQDINDNPPVFPAEPYIATVPEMANIGTSIIQVTARDADDPTYGNSARLVYAITEGHDYFSVDPQTGILRTAVPNMDRETQEEYVAVLQARDMGGHLGGLSGTTTVTVRLSDVNDNPPHFRRSAWAFSVSELAAPGVEVGRLTATDADVGDNALLDFTIMDAEEAQTFNISAREREAIIVLNKLLDYETRNSYSFTVEVANPLVDPRYLKDGPFKDQAMVRVMVLNADEPPRFSQARYHLDVSENCPPVCSVGRVHAVDPDTGQSSNIRYSIDPQSDPEALFRIASDTGFISTVMELDREREQWHNITVIAAQRDNPNLVSRVLVAIETLDQNDNAPELDRQYTTSVCDSTAPGQVVQVLRAVDRDQGGQDAPVHFSIAPESSAALNLSIRDGGGVTASLVLQSSLEPAPGYSSSLVSLYVPVVLRDGASGLANTATVTVTVCPCLRGGMRTEERSPRTRGRRWERRAVCRPAPSASPSVVFTLVILMAALACVTTLLVVCALSLSLRRQKRDAHSSLEDDDIRENIISYDDEGGGEADTAAFDMATLQSMHRIQNVHRNIWYTQQSAPPPRVRTYSVTRNPHPCPEPEQRPGSAPMYGRPCYGVHTLPSLRDYYYQAGPLQAGVQLPPPGRRHPAAAPIVRNQPAQRGPPEVGRASALAAHTLSRLTGGTEDVTKMDADTHEQDRVKITPAEVQSVPIGGPASLSCSDPTGSSCQSPSSSSANQTLISTGATSCTVEDTDTDWSLPSISERSYPNVKLPVFPATDTYSIVGSLNGTTATTTLPGTIPDNHRPVRMEDLLNFRLNRVTSDPSQPPYDSLQTYEFEGRDSRAESLSSLGSEDGKDDDERAENGKDPDPDPTAGGMEDLNVKFQRLVALIRERKSRKEQEAGDKEPAQTDRVQAPPSQTAEMQEKAVLRWDF, from the exons CTGCACACGGACATGGACCGAGGGGACGGACACACCAAGTACACGCTGGAGGGCGAAGGGGTGGGCTCGGTGTTTGTCATTGACGGCAAAACGGGCAACATCCACGTCACCAAGTCTCTGGACCGCGAGGAGAAGGACCAGTACCGCCTGACGGCCACGGCCACCGACCGCCTGACGGGCCGCGCCCTGGAGCCGTCCTCGCAGTTCATCATCAGAGTGCAGGACATCAACGACAACCCGCCCGTCTTCCCCGCCGAGCCCTACATCGCCACCGTGCCCGAGATGGCCAACATAg GCACGTCCATCATCCAAGTGACGGCCAGGGATGCCGACGACCCCACGTATGGAAACAGCGCCCGGCTGGTCTATGCTATCACTGAAGGACACGACTACTTCTCGGTGGACCCGCAGACAG GCATCCTGAGGACCGCCGTGCCCAACATGGACCGAGAGACCCAAGAGGAGTACGTGGCGGTACTCCAGGCCAGAGACATGGGGGGCCACCTGGGGGGTCTATCGGGCACCACCACGGTCACCGTCAGGCTAAGCGACGTCAATGACAACCCGCCTCACTTCCGACGCA GTGCATGGGCATTCTCCGTGTCAGAGCTGGCGGCGCCGGGCGTGGAGGTGGGCCGTCTCACCGCCACAGACGCCGACGTGGGCGACAACGCGCTATTGGACTTCACCATCATGGACGCTGAGGAGGCGCAGACGTTCAACATCAGTGCCAGGGAGCGGGAAGCCATCATTGTGCTGAACAAA ctgctggacTACGAGACTCGCAATTCGTACTCGTTCACCGTGGAGGTCGCCAACCCCCTGGTAGACCCCCGCTACCTGAAGGACGGTCCCTTCAAGGACCAGGCCATGGTGCGGGTAATGGTCCTGAACGCCGACGAGCCGCCGCGCTTCTCCCAGGCCCGCTACCATCTGGACGTGTCGGAGAACTGCCCGCCCGTCTGCTCGGTGGGCCGCGTGCACGCCGTGGATCCCGACACGGGACAAAGTAGCAACATCAG GTACTCCATCGATCCTCAGTCGGACCCCGAGGCTCTTTTCCGCATCGCCTCCGACACGGGATTCATCAGCACGGTGATGGAGCTGGACCGAGAGCGAGAGCAGTGGCACaacatcactgtcattgccgCGCAGAGGG aCAACCCCAATCTTGTGTCAAGGGTGCTGGTTGCCATAGAAACACTGGACCAGAATGACAACGCGCCCGAATTGGACAGACAATACACCACATCGGTTTGCGACTCCACCGCGCCGGGGCAG GTTGTTCAGGTTCTACGCGCTGTCGACCGAGATCAGGGAGGGCAGGACGCGCCGGTCCACTTCAGCATCGCGCCCGAGTCCAGTGCCGCCCTCAACCTCTCCATCAGGGACGGCGGAG GCGTGACGGCCAGCCTAGTGCTGCAGTCGTCCTTGGAGCCGGCGCCCGGATACTCGTCGTCCTTAGTCAGCCTCTACGTGCCGGTGGTGCTGCGAGACGGCGCCTCGGGCTTGGCCAACACGGCCACGGTCACCGTGACCGTCTGCCCGTGCCTGCGGGGCGGCATGCGCACGGAGGAGCGCAGCCCCCGGACGCGTGGGCGGCGATGGGAGCGGCGCGCCGTGTGCCGGCCGGCGCCCTCCGCTTCGCCCTCGGTCGTCTTCACCCTGGTCATCCTGATGGCGGCGCTGGCCTGCGTCACCACTCTGCTGG TGGTGTGCGCGCTGTCCCTGTCACTGAGACGTCAGAAACGAGACGCCCACTCTTCCTTGGAGGACGACGACATCCGGGAGAACATCATCTCCTACGACGACGAGGGCGGAGGCGAGGCAGACACGGCCGCCTTTGACATGGCCACGCTGCAGAGCATGCACAGGATCCAAAACGTGCACAGGAACAT ATGGTACACACAACAGAGCGCGCCACCCCCGCGGGTCAGGACGTACAGCGTGACCCGTAACCCCCACCCGTGCCCGGAGCCCGAGCAGCGGCCCGGCTCGGCGCCCATGTACGGGCGGCCGTGCTACGGGGTGCACACGCTGCCTTCCCTCCGGGACTACTACTATCAGGCGGGACCGCTGCAGGCAGGCGTGCAGCTTCCTCCACCAGGGCGGCGCCACCCCGCCGCCGCTCCCATCGTCCGGAACCAGCCGGCGCAGCGAGGCCCTCCCGAGGTGGGACGAGCTAGTGCGTTAGCGGCGCACACGCTGAGTCGGCTGACGGGCGGGACTGAAGATGTAACAAAGATGGACGCTGACACACACGAGCAGGACCGTGTTAAG atcACCCCAGCGGAGGTCCAGTCCGTGCCAATCGGCGGTCCGGCCAGTCTGAGCTGCTCCGACCCGACGGGTTCTTCCTGCCAGAGTCCCAGCAGCTCTTCGGCCAACCAGACTCTGATCAGCACCGGCGCCACCAGCTGCACCGTCGAGGACACCGACACCGACTGGTCGCTGCCGTCCATTTCCGAGCGGAGTTACCCCAACGTAAAGCTTCCCGTTTTCCCAGCGACGGACACGTACAGCATCGTTGGCTCGCTGAACGGAACCACGGCGACGACGACTCTACCCGGGACGATCCCCGACAACCATCGACCCGTACGAATGGAGGACCTGCTCAACTTCCGCCTGAACCGGGTGACGTCCGACCCGTCGCAACCGCCGTACGACTCGCTGCAGACTTACGAATTTGAGGGTCGCGACTCACGGGCCGAGTCGCTGAGCTCGCTGGGGAGCGAGGACGGGAAGGACGACGACGAGAGAGCCGAGAACGGAAAGGACCCGGACCCGGACCCGACGGCGGGAGGCATGGAGGACCTCAACGTCAAGTTCCAGCGGCTGGTGGCGCTCATCAGGGAGAGGAAGAGTCGCAAGGAGCAGGAAGCGGGCGACAAAGAACCCGCCCAGACCGACCGGGTCCAAGCTCCTCCTTCCCAGACCGCCGAGATGCAAGAGAAGGCGGTACTGAGGTGGGACTTTTGA
- the LOC127605928 gene encoding cadherin-24 isoform X1, which translates to MRGHVVLLLLFLRAGRVTSQDLLLRPSSGLAANPDTGLTVTQRRTRVEVEGPIEEGYAAESEHRSRDADADGRKPQGSGRPRSRRKRSWLWNQFFVIEEYRGPEPVLIGRLHTDMDRGDGHTKYTLEGEGVGSVFVIDGKTGNIHVTKSLDREEKDQYRLTATATDRLTGRALEPSSQFIIRVQDINDNPPVFPAEPYIATVPEMANIGTSIIQVTARDADDPTYGNSARLVYAITEGHDYFSVDPQTGILRTAVPNMDRETQEEYVAVLQARDMGGHLGGLSGTTTVTVRLSDVNDNPPHFRRSAWAFSVSELAAPGVEVGRLTATDADVGDNALLDFTIMDAEEAQTFNISAREREAIIVLNKLLDYETRNSYSFTVEVANPLVDPRYLKDGPFKDQAMVRVMVLNADEPPRFSQARYHLDVSENCPPVCSVGRVHAVDPDTGQSSNIRYSIDPQSDPEALFRIASDTGFISTVMELDREREQWHNITVIAAQRDNPNLVSRVLVAIETLDQNDNAPELDRQYTTSVCDSTAPGQVVQVLRAVDRDQGGQDAPVHFSIAPESSAALNLSIRDGGGVTASLVLQSSLEPAPGYSSSLVSLYVPVVLRDGASGLANTATVTVTVCPCLRGGMRTEERSPRTRGRRWERRAVCRPAPSASPSVVFTLVILMAALACVTTLLVVCALSLSLRRQKRDAHSSLEDDDIRENIISYDDEGGGEADTAAFDMATLQSMHRIQNVHRNIWYTQQSAPPPRVRTYSVTRNPHPCPEPEQRPGSAPMYGRPCYGVHTLPSLRDYYYQAGPLQAGVQLPPPGRRHPAAAPIVRNQPAQRGPPEVGRASALAAHTLSRLTGGTEDVTKMDADTHEQDRVKQITPAEVQSVPIGGPASLSCSDPTGSSCQSPSSSSANQTLISTGATSCTVEDTDTDWSLPSISERSYPNVKLPVFPATDTYSIVGSLNGTTATTTLPGTIPDNHRPVRMEDLLNFRLNRVTSDPSQPPYDSLQTYEFEGRDSRAESLSSLGSEDGKDDDERAENGKDPDPDPTAGGMEDLNVKFQRLVALIRERKSRKEQEAGDKEPAQTDRVQAPPSQTAEMQEKAVLRWDF; encoded by the exons CTGCACACGGACATGGACCGAGGGGACGGACACACCAAGTACACGCTGGAGGGCGAAGGGGTGGGCTCGGTGTTTGTCATTGACGGCAAAACGGGCAACATCCACGTCACCAAGTCTCTGGACCGCGAGGAGAAGGACCAGTACCGCCTGACGGCCACGGCCACCGACCGCCTGACGGGCCGCGCCCTGGAGCCGTCCTCGCAGTTCATCATCAGAGTGCAGGACATCAACGACAACCCGCCCGTCTTCCCCGCCGAGCCCTACATCGCCACCGTGCCCGAGATGGCCAACATAg GCACGTCCATCATCCAAGTGACGGCCAGGGATGCCGACGACCCCACGTATGGAAACAGCGCCCGGCTGGTCTATGCTATCACTGAAGGACACGACTACTTCTCGGTGGACCCGCAGACAG GCATCCTGAGGACCGCCGTGCCCAACATGGACCGAGAGACCCAAGAGGAGTACGTGGCGGTACTCCAGGCCAGAGACATGGGGGGCCACCTGGGGGGTCTATCGGGCACCACCACGGTCACCGTCAGGCTAAGCGACGTCAATGACAACCCGCCTCACTTCCGACGCA GTGCATGGGCATTCTCCGTGTCAGAGCTGGCGGCGCCGGGCGTGGAGGTGGGCCGTCTCACCGCCACAGACGCCGACGTGGGCGACAACGCGCTATTGGACTTCACCATCATGGACGCTGAGGAGGCGCAGACGTTCAACATCAGTGCCAGGGAGCGGGAAGCCATCATTGTGCTGAACAAA ctgctggacTACGAGACTCGCAATTCGTACTCGTTCACCGTGGAGGTCGCCAACCCCCTGGTAGACCCCCGCTACCTGAAGGACGGTCCCTTCAAGGACCAGGCCATGGTGCGGGTAATGGTCCTGAACGCCGACGAGCCGCCGCGCTTCTCCCAGGCCCGCTACCATCTGGACGTGTCGGAGAACTGCCCGCCCGTCTGCTCGGTGGGCCGCGTGCACGCCGTGGATCCCGACACGGGACAAAGTAGCAACATCAG GTACTCCATCGATCCTCAGTCGGACCCCGAGGCTCTTTTCCGCATCGCCTCCGACACGGGATTCATCAGCACGGTGATGGAGCTGGACCGAGAGCGAGAGCAGTGGCACaacatcactgtcattgccgCGCAGAGGG aCAACCCCAATCTTGTGTCAAGGGTGCTGGTTGCCATAGAAACACTGGACCAGAATGACAACGCGCCCGAATTGGACAGACAATACACCACATCGGTTTGCGACTCCACCGCGCCGGGGCAG GTTGTTCAGGTTCTACGCGCTGTCGACCGAGATCAGGGAGGGCAGGACGCGCCGGTCCACTTCAGCATCGCGCCCGAGTCCAGTGCCGCCCTCAACCTCTCCATCAGGGACGGCGGAG GCGTGACGGCCAGCCTAGTGCTGCAGTCGTCCTTGGAGCCGGCGCCCGGATACTCGTCGTCCTTAGTCAGCCTCTACGTGCCGGTGGTGCTGCGAGACGGCGCCTCGGGCTTGGCCAACACGGCCACGGTCACCGTGACCGTCTGCCCGTGCCTGCGGGGCGGCATGCGCACGGAGGAGCGCAGCCCCCGGACGCGTGGGCGGCGATGGGAGCGGCGCGCCGTGTGCCGGCCGGCGCCCTCCGCTTCGCCCTCGGTCGTCTTCACCCTGGTCATCCTGATGGCGGCGCTGGCCTGCGTCACCACTCTGCTGG TGGTGTGCGCGCTGTCCCTGTCACTGAGACGTCAGAAACGAGACGCCCACTCTTCCTTGGAGGACGACGACATCCGGGAGAACATCATCTCCTACGACGACGAGGGCGGAGGCGAGGCAGACACGGCCGCCTTTGACATGGCCACGCTGCAGAGCATGCACAGGATCCAAAACGTGCACAGGAACAT ATGGTACACACAACAGAGCGCGCCACCCCCGCGGGTCAGGACGTACAGCGTGACCCGTAACCCCCACCCGTGCCCGGAGCCCGAGCAGCGGCCCGGCTCGGCGCCCATGTACGGGCGGCCGTGCTACGGGGTGCACACGCTGCCTTCCCTCCGGGACTACTACTATCAGGCGGGACCGCTGCAGGCAGGCGTGCAGCTTCCTCCACCAGGGCGGCGCCACCCCGCCGCCGCTCCCATCGTCCGGAACCAGCCGGCGCAGCGAGGCCCTCCCGAGGTGGGACGAGCTAGTGCGTTAGCGGCGCACACGCTGAGTCGGCTGACGGGCGGGACTGAAGATGTAACAAAGATGGACGCTGACACACACGAGCAGGACCGTGTTAAG cagatcACCCCAGCGGAGGTCCAGTCCGTGCCAATCGGCGGTCCGGCCAGTCTGAGCTGCTCCGACCCGACGGGTTCTTCCTGCCAGAGTCCCAGCAGCTCTTCGGCCAACCAGACTCTGATCAGCACCGGCGCCACCAGCTGCACCGTCGAGGACACCGACACCGACTGGTCGCTGCCGTCCATTTCCGAGCGGAGTTACCCCAACGTAAAGCTTCCCGTTTTCCCAGCGACGGACACGTACAGCATCGTTGGCTCGCTGAACGGAACCACGGCGACGACGACTCTACCCGGGACGATCCCCGACAACCATCGACCCGTACGAATGGAGGACCTGCTCAACTTCCGCCTGAACCGGGTGACGTCCGACCCGTCGCAACCGCCGTACGACTCGCTGCAGACTTACGAATTTGAGGGTCGCGACTCACGGGCCGAGTCGCTGAGCTCGCTGGGGAGCGAGGACGGGAAGGACGACGACGAGAGAGCCGAGAACGGAAAGGACCCGGACCCGGACCCGACGGCGGGAGGCATGGAGGACCTCAACGTCAAGTTCCAGCGGCTGGTGGCGCTCATCAGGGAGAGGAAGAGTCGCAAGGAGCAGGAAGCGGGCGACAAAGAACCCGCCCAGACCGACCGGGTCCAAGCTCCTCCTTCCCAGACCGCCGAGATGCAAGAGAAGGCGGTACTGAGGTGGGACTTTTGA